The sequence ATATGAAATGGTACCTACACAACACTGGTGGGGTAAAGAGTAGTTAGAACATTCATGGAAGAGCATAAGGATAAAGGTGACAGTGAATTGCAAGACTTCATCAAGCATGAACATCAGTCACACAGAGCATCTATCAGTGATATAGGTAAGCCCCATACATGTCAGAAATCACAGCTGGTTGAAATTATTGAAGTGCACACAAAGAGTACAAATGTCATATGTAATTATCATTGATCGATAAATCAGGCAATGGGGCAGCAGGTTGACTACAAGGACGGCTATCGTACCGGCAACAATCTACTGTAGACACTCCCGTACAACAGTCTTAGCCATTCCTCTTACACCAGTTACATGAAAACTAGATCTTAATGATGAAACAATGCTGTTTACACCAGAATGTTTTAGAAACTTGTGTTGAAACTGTAGTAAAAGCTTGGAAAAATGTCCTTTAGGAAGAATGACTGGGTGTTTTGACTCATAACTCAAGTCAGAAAACTGAAGTCTACCCTTTATCCTCACAATACCTTTATCATCAATAaatggatccagttttcttaattTAGAATTTCTAGGAATCAACCTTTGATCAGACAAAGCTTTGATTTCATTGGGGAAAGCTTCTCTTTGCACTACATAAATCAATCTTGCTTTATCCTTATCTAATTCTTCAGTCGTAAAACCACCAGTATTCACAGCAACCACTAACCCTTTTTCTTTACAATTGCTTATAAACCTTTGAACATAACCAACAATTCTTATTGACTTAAGATCAGTGTATTTTTCAACATCAAACATGGGAGTTGCAGTCTGGACACTTAAGCATACTAGATGGTCTTCTAATTCATAATTTACAGTCTCATCAACAATAATGGAGTTATCACCGTCCTGAATACTAAATGTGGGATCCGACAGATTACAAAGACCACTAAACCAAAGGTTATTTCCAACAAGCTTTTCCGCTAGTAACCCTTTAGTCATCAAGTCAGCCTGATTATTTGATCCCCTACAGTGATGCCAGTGACTGGGAGGTGTCAAGTGCTGAATTTCTCTAACTCTGAGTTAACATACACATCCCATGTCACTGAATCACTCTTTATCCATCCTAAAGTTATAGTTGAATCTGTCCAACATACAATCCCAGGTTTGATCTTAAAATCCAGAGCTCTTTCGACAAATGTTACCAATCTAGCAAACAATAAGGCTCCCATTAATTCCAATTTAGGAAGGGTAAGTTTCTTAATTGGTGCTACTGTAGCTTTAGACATGACAAGTGAAGATTGACAATCATTTCCAAGACAAACCCTTACGTATACACATGCACCAAATCCCTTCACAGAGGCATCTCCAAATCCATGTATTTCAATGTGTTAAATACTCTTCCAAGGTACATTCGTAAAATAACATCTCCTTATAGCTAGGGAACTAAAGTATCTAGTACTATCAATCCATTTCTTGAATTTGCTCTCTAATTCATCTGGCAACTTTTCATCCCAAGAAATACCCAACTTCCATATGTCCTGGAATATTGTCGTTGCATAAATTATAAAAAGGCTGATAAACCCACAAGGATCAAACAACTTAGCtatcaaactcaaaacagttgtctttgtatatgaaatttcaaaattaGGACCCAGATGAAGACCACAATAAGAAAATTTATCACCATAATTGGACCATTTATGACCTAGCAccatattaatttcatcattactTAAAATTTGCCTTTTTTCCTTAAATTTAGAAGCAATTACTACACTATTGGAAGAAACCTTTTCAAGGGACATATTAGCATCAGCCATAATATCATATGCAGTCTTAAATTTAGTTGCTACTTTTTCTACAGTATCAGCTCCGCTAAACCAATTGTCTACATACATATCTCTTAAATCTTGATCAGCTTCACATTCAGAGTAATTGCTTAAATGGTGTTTAACAACATTTAGTAggaaggagcttgaggtgttaccAAAAACAATCTCATATGCCTTACTCAATCTTTAACTGGCATAAAAAATCTATGGACATTTTTGTCCTGACTGTGAACATTAATTTGTAAAAAGGCCTTAACAACATCAGCAGAGATCATTTATGGACAACGTCTAAATGTAATCAATATCCCTACTAAATCTGGATTTAGAGAAGGACCTGTCAATATGTAATCATTAAGCGACATTCCATTAGGCCCCTTCGCAGAAGCATAAAAACTGGACGTATCTTTGTAGTGCTGCTATTTAATTTAACAACAGGTCTATGAAGTATGTAATAAATGGGTACCTGTGACACCAAGTCCTCGGAGGGAATTTCCTCAATTATCCCCAAGGACTCATATTCATCAAAATCCTTCATATATGCATCCTTTCAATCTTAATCTTTCTCAAATCTAACCAAAAGCTTATTTAATCTCTTCATTGCTTGACTTACATTACTCATCATTGAATCCTTAATACTGCTATTTTTCCAAGGTAGCTGAACTTCATACCTGCCATTTACAAAATCTATTTTATCTTCAAACTCTTGAACTACAATTTCCTTGATATCCTTACATTCCTTACTAGTAATGCCAATAGTTTCTAAATCCCAAAAATACAACATCAGCATCGGATAGTCCTGATATACTTAAGAGCAGGGGAGATGAGGACACAAAGTCTGATAATGAAGATTCACCTACAACCTGAGTAAAATTACACCCATTGCCAACATTTCCCGATGAAACCCAACCAAACACTGAACTCATGGCAACAGTTTCCCCCACCTGTACAGCATGTTTAGGATTCATGAGGCTCCAGTAGTAATCCAGACCTATAAGAATAACTATTTCTAAAGGAGAACTATCATCAAAGTCATCTGCTAAATCTAAATGACTACTGGTCTAACTAAGGGGTTTACATATCCTTGGAATACTTGCAGCAAAAATGggaataattttaccttttttatccAAAACATTCAACTTGTAAACATTACTTTCTATATCCTTACCAGAGCTATGACCACCAAAGCTACTGTAAGGGGCTTCAGTCCTAGTAACCCATTCAGGTTTACAGATTTCTGTAAACTTACTACTATCATAAGAGCGATCATAACCACTATCAAACAACAATTTAGCAGTGCCAAAACCTCCTTTATTATTCATTACCTTTACCTTAGCCGTTTGTAATAAAGTCTTATTACTATAGTGGCCTGACAACATACTAGCTGAGGCAGGTGCCACGCGATCACCATTTTCTACATTTGCTTGGGGGGCCACATTAAGCTTAATGCCACATATTAATTCATTATGGCCACCTTGACACTTAGCACACCTTACTTTACAATTTTTAGAAGTATGGCCCCtattcaaacatttaaaacaaacacCTAATTCTCTTATCTGTTGCCCATCCAATGCTAAAAACTTGTGACACCTCTCAAATTTATGGTTTAGCTTCATACAAAAAACACAATTTGAACCTTCACTTTAAGAAACTGCATGTAAGGCAGACGTTGTATACAAATTATCTCTGCCATCTTTACTAATAATATTCTTTCTTTCCCAATTTCTACCATGAGGCCCAGAAGCTGGGATATTTTTTTCTGTACATCTCACTTCTTTCTAGCACTGCTATTTCCCTTTTAAGCTACTCTAACAACCATTCAAGATCACTTTCATGGCCACTACACTCTCTTGACCATTGTAGCCTTAACTCTGTTGGAAGCCGAGACACAATCATAGGGATTAGGAGAACCTCACACTGCTTGCCTGTTACTCCAAGGGCATCTATGCTTCTTGTACGCTTTATGACTTCATCCCGAAGTCTACAAAGTTGTTTTGTGTAGCTCTTACCTTCGTTGACAGGTACTTGAAGGGAAAGAAGAGCTTGGACATGTGCATGAATAATGCACTCAGACTTGCCAAATCTTTCCTTGAGTAAGTCAACAACTGTTCTATAGCTTGCACTGGTGCGTGGCACGCCTTGCACCACATCCTTGGCAGGACCGTCTCACAGGGATAGCAAGTAGGTCAACTTACTAATGACTGGTAACTCTGTGTTGTCTATGTGGGACGAAAACTTATCCTAGAAAGTCTGCCATTGGGTTATTTCGCCATCAAATCTTGGCAATTCTAGTTTTGGTGGCCTTCCATGAATGGATGCTGCACTTGCAGAACTTCCACGGTCGTCATCGCTAATGCTTGCGCCGAAATATCTTCAAGCCTATTTGCACATCGCAGCCTAGTCTGCCTAGCCCTATGCTGTGCACAATCTGCTTGTTCCAAGTTTTTTGCTAATTCCTCAGGTTCGAGTTCTATTTCTAATTTCTCCTGCACTTCTAGTTTAAAGAGTCTTTTATCCCTCTCTTCTAGAGCTTCTACTAATTCACTTTAGGTAGGAGGTGGGTCTAAGACTAGTAGGTCATCTATTCTATTACAAACTCTAGTCACCCAGCCCTTAGCCGCTGCCTTTGCCCTATATAACTGCTCCATTATAAGTAGATCACTGGGTGCAGTTTCTAAAGAGTTACTGATAGTTCTTACCGGGTACTATTAGTTCTAATCCCGTGTCTGGGCACCAAATGATCACTATggggacacacatacacatacacatacacactgtttcaaatagcaacTATTGGGGTAACCAGtaatcaataaatggcttttgttaaatttttttaaggtaatgaggtttaaaggtttagctgTTGatatcagtgttttcctttgatttcgatcatgagccacttAGCCCGACGTGGGTGGGGTCAGCTTTTGGCACAGGCTACTTGGCTctggccctcttagagaatatagtattatttgctatatcaattatattagtttaaggttgaagatttaaattgcatcatcagtcaccataattagtaatgtttcagaagtgattggtgaaaataagatatatgaaatggcatgcaatgaaagtgttcagtggtgtattattatagtgaaggtatggtatataggatgtagggtataaatattatactattaacacattgtttactcatattatctgattcggtatcaataaccttagaggtcaggacaccagaaaactcctaatcaatcgatcaatcagtcAAATTATccgggcaagtcgctcacttccaagcgaacccccttccctggggacgattgctcaatgctcataggtcggagtctagctgccttcacactccccaaggcaaaaggaaatatttccttagcattgactcttcgtattattatgattttatttgatgtttcatgacctgatgtccaacacctgataggtgttccccaggtaagctcttcaataAATCCATTACTCTAGTTACATGCTCAATCAGTCTTTATcctatttacttcgttatttgtaattatgaaattattgtaaacacctagAGAACAAATGTATgtaatattgtcgtcttagtattttgtttttttaattttcctaagaacttcctccagaaggatcttatcataactacgagacctttaaacctcgaacatgtggggatgaggTTAAGATATAATTAGGTGGTGGTTAAAGAAGGTGGAGAGGTCataattgagtgaccttaatgatgtggtgatgatggtgatggtaatgcacttattgataacaattaatatcaatgattccatgaaataaatcaaattgttattcatttattaatttttacatgcaatatggcataaaatgcatccaattgaaatgatgacgatgtttaaaaaactattgctggtaactcaagtTTTGACATATaagcaaatcctatactagattaggatatcctgtagtgtcttctcagtctagaataattaaatgaTACATTTGCTAATTTGTAGctatgatgactaataaaaacatcggttacaaaacttggtgTGTAACATCTGTTTAGGGTAACATATACCTGTGTAGTCCAAGCTAAAGATGTGgtttgggctggttttagatattcacactaattgtccaaagaatcggtaaCCAACAATTTTATGGTCGGCGGGCTTTTGAAAACCAAACCAGCATGCAAGAAAAGTTttagatcaaaattattgacttatttcttctggttatatataggtttctactgcaagtttaCAATATTATTGTAAGACTTAAATTTTCCTTGTCAAACttgtccaaagtaacaaagttttcgtaattagggatatcattttcaataattagaCTGTTAATTGTCTGAAtatgatgagtcatatatgacttacaaaatactttaatctttacaagctgaactaAAAACAACACCTAAAAAGCAGATTGAGGGATAACAATtcctgacaatggtatcaacaaagttatgattgacttcgctcgatgtttcttaaacataggtgcctgttcctTTAAGAGGTGTGCGGTCGGTTCCTAACCATGTGAATATGAATAATTCGAACAAAATTTTTTCGTTTTATTTGCAGGTttattttttcctgtgaaaacagtaatacagcatttgtcctaagtgcaatttttcatttaatacacattaTATCATAGCATTTGcgcgttttttctcttgtatttcaacgtttcaggggtgcaagaattttatgctgatttgaaaagagagcaagcattgaaaaaaggttaagaaccactgatcgctatgagcgttcatgaaaaaaaaaaaaataggacactgtttccttactgctgttacgattcaataaaagggaatatgccgaggggttttcagtgaagtaacaaaccatctAAAACCAAACAAcgatttgataaaaaagaaataaaccaCGTGACTAGGGACTGCCTAAAtatcaaccaatatcacacgtggtttaggtatgcttgtgtttttaggtagttactgaacatctttggaattcgggattttcccccaaaagaaatgcaaatccaacgcaagcttgcaaagttGTTATCGgatttgtgtgatccttgggcacatccagaTAACATAAAgaagtgtgtccttatctaactattggatacaggtagcagagagagagagagagagagagagagagagagagagagagagagagagagagagagagagagagggagagagaggaagagagagagagagagagaacagctgctaggataatgcaaacaaagtttatatcattctgacgtataataattggaataatctgttcccacagtatttaaggatgttgtATAGGGAAATGTATTAAGAAATTTGAATATATTAGTGTaattatacttttcgatcactattgtcgaaaacgattgcattttttaTAGGAACAAGAGATAcgacctctttatctctctatatatatatatatatatatatatatatatatatatatatatatatatatatatatatatatatatatatatatatatatatacatatatatatatatatatatatatatatatatatatatatatatatatatatgtatatatatgtatatatatatatatatatatatatatatatatatatatatatatatatatatatatatatatatatatatatatatatatatatataaatacatatatatatatatatatatatatatatatatatatatatatatatatatatctatatatatatatatatatatatatatatatatatatatatatatatatatatatatgtatatatatataaatatatatatatatatatatatatatatatatatatatatatatatatatatatatatatatatatatatatatatatatatttatatatataaatatatatatatatatatatatatatatatatatatatatatatatatatatatatctctatatatatatatatatatatatatatatatatatatatatatatatatatatatatatatatatttacatatatgcatatatatatatatatatatatatatatatatatatatatatatatatatatatatatatatatatatatatacatttatgtatatatatatatatatatatatatatatatatatatatatatatatatatatatatttatatgtatatatatatatacatatatatatatatatatatatatatatatatatatatatatatatatatatatatatatatatatatatatttatatatatatatgcatatatataaatatatatatatatacatataaatatatatatatatatatatatatatatatatatatatatatatatatatatatatatatatctatatatctatatatctatatatatatatatatatatatatatatatatatatatatatatatatatatatatatatatatatatgtatatatatatatatatatatatatatatatatatatatatatatatatatatatatatatatatatacatacatatatatatatatatatatatatatatatatatatatatatatatatatatatatatacatatatatatatatatatatatatatatatatatatatatatatatatatttatacaaatatgtatatatatatatatatatatatatatatatatatatatatatatatatatatatatatttatacaaatatgtatatatatatatatatatatatatatatatatatatatatatatatatatatatatatatatatatttatacaaatatgtatatatatatatatatatatatatatatatatatatatatatacatatatatatatatatatatatatatatatatatatatatatatatatatatatatatatatatatatatatatatatatatatgtatatttacatatatgcatacatatatatatatatatatatatatatatatatatatatatatatatatatatatatatatatatatatatgtatatttatatatatatacatttatatatatatatatatatatatatatatatatatatatatatatatatatatatacatatatatgtatatataatatatatatatatatatatatatatatatatatatatatatatatatatatatatatatatatatatatatatatatatatatatatatatatatatatatatatatatatatatatatatatatatatatctatataacggattttgagcgaagcgaaaaatctatttttgggtgagatggccatgtcgtcctgatggaagttcctatagggtagcttcctagggtatattacaactacggcgatattcccagagaatttaccttaaggtaccagaattctatctcctggagcgagtatccctcgtgaaaaggatatcgcgacatatcagaggacgtattcttgacacgccacatggcaatctgcatcctggacagagatttcgtctcgtagaaggcgattggcaagaaacgaattcgggaaagaaaaatggggagccgctcccaaggctccttatcatccgattcgtatgcgtgcctggtgccaatcctggcgccatctgtattccttgtagcgtatacgaggtgctacagatactgtatgtagggaggggtcctacagcactttcttagaaaggcaagggcgggtccatcaggacgacatggccatctcacccaaaactagatttttcgcttcgctcaaaatccgttttttgggctcaagccatggcgtcctgatggaagtataccagagcattactgtatctgtggattctcagaacgtgccatactccctggaggtaatttttccccggtcgactagacctagagacctaagatgttaccgttatacatcttttcaactaactataaactatgttagagcttcctgccccctacagggaagagtcctactagactctggaaaagtctcgaagagtacatatacctatgtatgaataccaggcaagctaatatagtggtctcgccctatattaggtaaagcatagtttgtaaagaaccactgcgtcaatatatattgaccagtaatccgcacaatacttgtattggacaaaggtttatatccgcataggaagaaactaataaaaccgccctcgtccctttatgggacggagtcctcccattaggggactacataacccaatgcaacatagcttgcataacagaacaattctattagaattatcccagataaggtacatagaataaatgctcaattataccaataaattgacacaggtgaaggagatgcaaggttctcaagaacaagtttattgacagacaataaatagacaggttaacaacaattatatatatatatatatatatatatatatatatatatatatatatatatatatatatatatatatatatatatatatatatatatatatatatatatatatatatatatatatatatatatatatatatatatatatatatatatatatatatatatatatatatatatatatatatataaagaggataacccaaaactttaagcataagtatgatagtgaacagaacttgtttatctgaaagaaaaaacattaaatccacttttttaagataccgaggtatcaagtcataaaagtctgtattacaaatcaatcacattagcgttagaaacgctcggcacacatgtctgtacttatgctaggttcacctttgaaaaaggaacagtctatgtgggcactcggtaccccatttagtttgtagtacagtatgtacctacacactcaccctggacttaatcgtcccaattaagaccactgttcctcgcagagttaaacagtagggttaactacacgacccactgctaccacagatctcttcagttcctctacttgcttcgcatagtggcgaaagaacactctggaagacttccagcccgtgtatgaacggagatgttcaaaatccatacaattaaagaaattagggatgaggcaactttcctcggatcgtgacctgcgggtgtactgtcaggatccgctctgcgaataaaatatgtgattttcgctctgagttgattcagagataaatttgaacctaatgtttctcccctgaatagttgaccacccttgaagtctgaagttctacgaagatagacctttaggcattctactggacatagagatgcatcttctttcagagggcggattctccagggaccccacctgttggtgggtaactcattcttggcgagaaataggatccggaaacaggttcagttcccccccatccaggaactgaacacgacctgcctctctcgagagggctacgatctcactaaccctggccccggacgcaagtgcaaataggaaaataactttttgtgtcgaatcctttaacgcacattcttcattgctcaacagggaggcgaaatgaagaactttgtctaaagaccatgagatgggctttggaggggctgaaggtctgagcctagcacaggctttcggaactttattaaagatctcgttacctaggtcgatctggaaggcaaataaaatgggtctcatcaaagcagatttacacactgaaatcgtgttagctgccaacccttgaccatggaggtggatgaagaaagataa comes from Palaemon carinicauda isolate YSFRI2023 chromosome 19, ASM3689809v2, whole genome shotgun sequence and encodes:
- the LOC137659143 gene encoding uncharacterized protein, coding for MWCKACHAPVQAIEQLLTYSRKDLASLSALFMHMSKLFFPFKYLSTKLNHKFERCHKFLALDGQQIRELGVCFKCLNRGHTSKNCKVRCAKCQGGHNELICGIKLNVAPQANVENGDRVAPASASMLSGHYSNKTLLQTAKVKVMNNKGGFGTAKLLFDSGYDRSYDSSKFTEICKPEWVTRTEAPYSSFGGHSSGKDIESNVYKLNVLDKKGLDYYWSLMNPKHAVQVGETVAMSSVFGWVSSGNVGNGCNFTQVVGESSLSDFVSSSPLLLSISGLSDADVVFLGFRNYWHYYNYSECEADQDLRDMYVDNWFSGADTVEKVATKFKTAYDIMADANMSLEKVSSNSVVIASKFKEKRVREIQHLTPPSHWHHCRGSNNQADLMTKGLLAEKLVGNNLWFSGLCNLSDPTFSIQDGDNSIIVDETVNYELEDHLVCLSVQTATPMFDVEKYTDLKSIRIVGYVQRFISNCKEKGLVVAVNTGGFTTEELDKDKARLIYVVQREAFPNEIKALSDQRLIPRNSKLRKLDPFIDDKGIVRIKGRLQFSDLSYESKHPVILPKGHFSKLLLQFQHKFLKHSGVNSIVSSLRSSFHVTGVRGMAKTVVRECLQ